Below is a genomic region from Citrobacter europaeus.
TGGTTTAACAGTGACTTTTGCGGGTCTGATTTCAGGTTAACCAGCGGGCGTCCGCGAAGCTCAGTGACCAGCATAAAAATTTTGCCGCCGACTTTGAAGACGTCGTATTCCGGGCCGAATGGCCAGCAGTGTTCGGTAAAAGGCTGTTCGAGCGCCAGGCGCTTCGCACAGGCATGCAGGGTCTGGCCGTCCATTATTTTTCCTCGCGGGTCAGTGCGCGCCACATGGCTTCAAACCCCATCGATATATAGTCTTTTGCGCGGGCCGTGTC
It encodes:
- a CDS encoding MmcQ/YjbR family DNA-binding protein, with protein sequence MDGQTLHACAKRLALEQPFTEHCWPFGPEYDVFKVGGKIFMLVTELRGRPLVNLKSDPQKSLLNQQIYPSIKPGYHMNKKHWISVYPGDDITESLLAELVNDSWHRVVDGLAKRDQKRLRPG